The following are from one region of the Sandaracinus amylolyticus genome:
- a CDS encoding FkbM family methyltransferase → MIDKTLPVRKAAFRLLDRRGLRGVLGGGVSVYSLLRRGRGVWVTPEKGLWVHRFVDGYLVNRVIDTTLLDTIDSVARDTFLHGLSVSPGDVVVDVGAGVGTEVLTFSRLAGPGGRVLAIEAHPETARALQRTVVLNGLRQVEVIAAAATAKECELSITDEEDHIKSQVRSDTSSGAHRVPGRPLAMLLRERGIERIDLVKMNIEGAELDALRGLGAALANVRQVAISCHDFLAPESDPHDWRRTFDGVRQLLADAGFELWSREADERPWVRHTWYGRRPR, encoded by the coding sequence ATGATCGACAAGACGCTGCCCGTCCGAAAGGCGGCCTTTCGCCTACTCGATCGCCGTGGGCTCCGGGGCGTTCTCGGCGGCGGAGTGAGCGTCTACAGCCTGCTCAGGCGCGGCCGGGGAGTCTGGGTCACGCCGGAGAAGGGACTCTGGGTGCATCGGTTCGTCGATGGCTATCTCGTCAATCGCGTCATCGACACGACTCTTCTCGACACGATCGACTCCGTCGCTCGCGACACGTTTCTCCACGGGCTGTCCGTGAGCCCTGGTGATGTCGTGGTCGACGTCGGCGCGGGCGTGGGCACCGAGGTCCTCACGTTCTCACGGCTCGCGGGTCCGGGCGGCCGCGTGCTCGCCATCGAAGCCCACCCCGAGACCGCGCGCGCGCTGCAGCGCACGGTCGTGCTCAACGGTCTTCGTCAGGTCGAGGTGATCGCCGCTGCCGCGACCGCGAAGGAGTGCGAGCTCTCGATCACCGACGAGGAAGATCACATCAAGAGCCAGGTGCGCTCGGACACGTCGTCCGGCGCCCATCGCGTGCCCGGAAGGCCCTTGGCGATGCTGCTGCGGGAGCGAGGCATCGAGCGGATCGACCTCGTGAAGATGAACATCGAGGGAGCCGAGCTCGACGCGCTGCGCGGTCTGGGGGCGGCGCTCGCGAACGTGCGGCAGGTGGCGATCAGCTGTCACGACTTCCTCGCGCCGGAGTCCGACCCGCACGACTGGCGACGCACCTTCGACGGGGTCCGCCAGCTGCTGGCCGACGCCGGTTTCGAGCTGTGGTCCAGGGAAGCCGACGAGCGCCCCTGGGTTCGCCACACGTGGTACGGCAGGCGTCCTCGCTGA
- a CDS encoding MraY family glycosyltransferase — protein sequence MAGYVTALGCVAAWDAHEGRAFAGAPTPIVGFLVGGLLLAGVGAVDDVRALGAKKKLAFQSVAASIAWAAGARIEAFDLPWIGSFEFAPVASYVMSVGWILAFVNAINLIDGLDGLASGMVFFAAITNTIVALTTENHLAAVLNVALGASVLAFLYYNFNPATVFLGDTGSMFLGYVLGASALLSGRQKESTVVALLVPVVALGVPLTDTLFTMLRRFLERRPIFSADRGHIHHRLLDLGFTHRRVVLLLYAISVLTCVAAIAAAFGKDWQVGLALLAAVLVVLASARFAGYFRLRVVREASSDVAKSQVRNRIALALAGSHTTASEYLSRIATVVLEVDGFVKCELVRDEQVLWSWQDSHEKVAHPNSYEYVWNVDELTWRLRFFVDPDLASSSTEIEPLLQLTGEVAAHILARDTSWRAMVRESRPSLQAAPLVTAAQRDGEPLGASSGADA from the coding sequence GTGGCGGGGTACGTCACGGCGCTCGGGTGCGTCGCGGCGTGGGACGCCCACGAGGGGCGCGCGTTCGCGGGCGCGCCGACGCCGATCGTCGGCTTCCTGGTGGGCGGACTGTTGCTCGCTGGCGTCGGCGCGGTCGACGACGTGCGGGCGCTCGGAGCGAAGAAGAAGCTCGCCTTCCAGAGCGTCGCCGCGAGCATCGCGTGGGCGGCGGGCGCGCGGATCGAGGCCTTCGATCTACCGTGGATCGGTAGCTTCGAGTTCGCGCCCGTCGCGAGCTACGTGATGAGCGTCGGATGGATCCTCGCGTTCGTGAACGCGATCAACCTCATCGACGGTCTCGACGGCCTCGCGAGCGGGATGGTGTTCTTCGCCGCGATCACCAACACGATCGTCGCGCTCACCACGGAGAACCATCTCGCAGCCGTGCTGAACGTGGCGCTCGGTGCGTCGGTGCTCGCGTTCCTCTACTACAACTTCAACCCCGCGACGGTGTTCCTCGGGGACACGGGAAGCATGTTCCTCGGGTACGTCCTCGGGGCTTCCGCGTTGCTCAGCGGGCGGCAGAAGGAGAGCACCGTCGTCGCGCTGCTGGTGCCCGTCGTCGCGCTGGGCGTGCCTCTGACGGACACGCTGTTCACGATGCTGCGGCGCTTCCTCGAGCGCCGACCGATCTTCTCCGCCGATCGCGGCCACATTCACCATCGACTGCTCGACCTCGGGTTCACCCACCGTCGCGTGGTGTTGCTCCTCTACGCGATCAGCGTGTTGACCTGTGTCGCGGCGATCGCTGCGGCGTTCGGCAAGGACTGGCAGGTCGGTCTCGCGCTTCTCGCAGCGGTCCTCGTCGTGCTCGCGAGCGCGCGCTTCGCTGGGTACTTCCGCCTGCGCGTGGTGCGCGAGGCGTCGTCGGACGTCGCGAAATCGCAGGTCCGCAATCGCATCGCGCTCGCGCTCGCCGGGAGCCACACCACGGCCTCCGAGTATCTCTCGCGGATCGCGACGGTCGTGCTGGAGGTGGATGGTTTCGTGAAGTGCGAGCTCGTGCGCGACGAGCAGGTCCTGTGGAGCTGGCAGGACTCGCACGAAAAGGTCGCGCATCCGAACTCGTACGAGTACGTGTGGAACGTCGACGAGCTCACGTGGCGTCTCCGCTTCTTCGTCGACCCCGACCTGGCGTCGTCCAGCACCGAGATCGAGCCGCTCCTCCAGCTCACGGGCGAGGTCGCCGCGCACATCCTCGCGCGCGACACGTCGTGGCGAGCGATGGTCCGCGAGTCGCGGCCCTCGCTGCAGGCGGCGCCGCTCGTGACCGCTGCGCAGCGCGATGGCGAGCCGCTCGGCGCTTCGTCGGGCGCGGACGCCTGA
- a CDS encoding glycosyltransferase family 4 protein — MTNDAKLPSGFRLHQILFGGLGGHASVALSLIGSTPQLQHSVTFFGTDPPRSEHVELCRARHVAWTGVTKRPGLDPQSLRSVLADLRARRPEVVLVHSTTTMPAALAHRLSTGVPFVVVDHTPNAAKERREWVALATSLAVSDSVVFLTPVFRAEVRARFGRAVDLARTTVIPNGIDTERFRPAPRAIGDSSRVVVSMLSRFTPQRDHATIVSAVESLLARDANLRARLRVVLAGDGETLGSIRALVTSRGLDDVITTPGVLDETNVVKLLHASDIYVHSSLAETMSTSVMQAMSTGLPVVATRITGMDLLIDDGRSGVLFTSGRAPELASVVAGLIADPQRRTSLGAEARRDAIERLSAARMAADYQHHLREAVSRRSMIVSRSAENGGARV, encoded by the coding sequence GTGACGAACGACGCGAAGCTGCCGAGCGGTTTCCGCCTGCACCAGATTCTCTTCGGGGGATTGGGCGGTCACGCGAGTGTCGCGCTCTCGTTGATCGGGAGCACGCCTCAGCTGCAGCACTCGGTCACGTTCTTCGGCACCGACCCGCCGCGCTCCGAGCACGTCGAGCTCTGCCGCGCTCGACACGTCGCGTGGACCGGCGTGACGAAGCGCCCGGGTCTCGACCCTCAGTCGTTGCGGTCCGTCCTCGCCGATCTCCGCGCGCGACGCCCCGAGGTCGTGCTGGTCCACTCGACGACCACGATGCCTGCTGCGCTCGCGCATCGGCTGTCGACGGGCGTTCCCTTCGTCGTGGTCGATCACACTCCGAACGCAGCGAAAGAGCGCAGGGAGTGGGTTGCGCTCGCGACGAGCCTCGCCGTGTCCGATTCCGTCGTGTTCCTCACGCCGGTGTTTCGGGCCGAGGTTCGCGCGCGCTTCGGTCGTGCGGTCGATCTCGCACGCACGACCGTCATTCCGAACGGCATCGACACCGAGCGTTTTCGACCCGCTCCCCGCGCCATCGGGGACTCGAGTCGCGTCGTCGTGTCCATGCTCTCGCGCTTCACGCCGCAGCGTGACCACGCGACGATCGTCTCCGCCGTCGAGTCTCTCCTCGCGCGTGATGCCAATCTGCGTGCTCGGCTGAGGGTGGTGCTCGCCGGTGACGGGGAGACGCTCGGCTCGATTCGAGCGCTCGTCACGAGCCGTGGGCTCGACGACGTGATCACGACGCCGGGCGTGCTCGACGAGACGAACGTCGTGAAGCTGCTCCACGCCTCCGACATCTATGTCCATTCGTCCCTGGCCGAGACGATGAGCACGTCCGTGATGCAGGCGATGTCGACCGGGCTGCCCGTCGTGGCCACGCGCATCACGGGGATGGATCTGTTGATCGACGATGGGCGCAGCGGCGTGCTCTTCACCTCGGGTCGGGCTCCCGAGCTCGCCTCCGTCGTCGCGGGCCTGATCGCGGATCCGCAGCGGCGCACGTCGCTGGGCGCAGAAGCGCGCCGCGACGCGATCGAGCGCCTTTCTGCCGCGCGAATGGCCGCGGATTATCAGCATCACCTTCGAGAGGCGGTGTCGCGTCGCTCGATGATTGTGAGTCGCTCTGCCGAGAACGGCGGAGCTCGGGTATGA
- a CDS encoding lipopolysaccharide biosynthesis protein, whose product MRRLALLRSIGTYTLLGFVPVATNLVVVPIYLRHLSVEEYGLVGLANVAYTFTLLVTGLGLPDAYGRFYFEKHNAGREGGGRLLGTVLAGVTLSTALAAILALACGPRLYELAWPSLAFQPYGWWIAVSVGGAMLQQLAFLAFRNAENLRMAALASLLPFAGGTIGTYVAVASLDGGAEGAISGRALGYLAGALPALVVLASSLPLRFRVSQLRELLEYGVPIVVYSLLNHLLFLGDRLIFERWTDLETLAVYVLAVTIISPADILANAVSPAIVPRIYRGWSAGDARVDQELQRIYEGLFAIQVVLLCIALTCAGPVVTWLGSEEYSASLPYLPFLAFAHLFRVRYLYFSMPLFFHKRTRFLPLMTLTSIGLGLAGAYAGFRWIGPVGITVGVIAWKFSQQAIAHVFVVRTGLMRAAGMPRSTMLSGLFLAYVAASYATDSTPAVLWGGAAVLTAASAFALARVLATPGALPAHRGPA is encoded by the coding sequence ATGCGCAGGCTCGCGCTCCTCAGGTCGATCGGGACCTATACGCTCCTCGGCTTCGTGCCGGTCGCGACGAACCTCGTCGTCGTGCCGATCTACCTGCGGCACCTGTCGGTCGAGGAGTACGGCCTCGTCGGGCTGGCCAACGTCGCATACACGTTCACGCTGCTCGTGACCGGGCTCGGGCTGCCCGACGCGTACGGCCGGTTCTATTTCGAGAAGCACAACGCAGGGCGCGAAGGCGGCGGCCGGCTCCTCGGGACCGTGCTGGCGGGCGTCACCCTCAGCACGGCGCTCGCCGCGATCCTCGCGCTCGCATGCGGGCCGCGGCTCTACGAGCTCGCCTGGCCGTCGCTTGCGTTCCAACCGTACGGTTGGTGGATCGCCGTCTCGGTCGGCGGGGCGATGCTGCAGCAGCTCGCGTTCCTCGCCTTCCGGAACGCGGAGAACCTGCGCATGGCGGCGCTCGCCAGTCTCCTGCCGTTCGCCGGAGGAACGATCGGCACCTACGTCGCCGTCGCCTCGCTGGACGGTGGCGCGGAAGGCGCGATCTCCGGGCGCGCGCTCGGGTACCTCGCAGGTGCGTTGCCCGCGCTCGTCGTCCTCGCGTCGAGTCTACCTCTGCGATTCCGTGTGTCGCAGTTGCGAGAGCTGCTCGAGTACGGAGTTCCGATCGTCGTCTATTCGCTGTTGAATCACCTGCTCTTCCTCGGCGATCGCCTGATCTTCGAGCGGTGGACGGATCTCGAGACCCTCGCCGTCTACGTGCTGGCGGTGACGATCATCTCGCCCGCCGACATTCTCGCGAACGCTGTCTCGCCCGCGATCGTGCCGCGCATCTATCGCGGGTGGTCCGCCGGAGACGCGCGCGTGGATCAGGAGCTCCAGCGCATCTACGAAGGCCTGTTCGCGATCCAGGTGGTCCTGCTCTGCATCGCTCTCACGTGCGCCGGTCCGGTCGTGACCTGGCTCGGCAGCGAGGAGTACTCGGCGTCGCTTCCGTATCTGCCGTTCCTCGCGTTCGCGCACCTGTTCCGGGTCCGCTATCTCTATTTCTCGATGCCGCTCTTCTTCCACAAGCGGACTCGTTTCCTTCCGTTGATGACGTTGACGTCGATCGGGCTCGGCCTCGCCGGGGCCTACGCCGGGTTCCGATGGATCGGTCCGGTGGGCATCACCGTCGGAGTCATCGCGTGGAAGTTCTCGCAGCAGGCGATCGCGCACGTCTTCGTCGTCAGGACGGGGTTGATGCGCGCCGCGGGGATGCCGAGGAGCACGATGCTGAGTGGTCTGTTCCTCGCCTATGTCGCGGCGAGCTACGCGACGGACTCGACGCCGGCCGTCCTGTGGGGCGGCGCCGCGGTTCTCACGGCTGCGTCGGCGTTCGCGCTGGCTCGGGTCCTCGCGACGCCCGGGGCGCTTCCTGCACATCGGGGCCCCGCGTGA